Below is a window of Salvelinus sp. IW2-2015 linkage group LG35, ASM291031v2, whole genome shotgun sequence DNA.
tttttaaaaactaccccattccactactttgaccctatctaTGCCTGCACCATGCCAACAGCCTGGGAGGAcaggacaccaccactcaacacaccctgtaactctaaTGAAAGTCAACTCTCGtatacccaaatacttctctgcctCGTTCATGCATTGCCAAAGAAGGSTTTTTCTACTCTCTCCACCTATGGTAATCAAACAACGTGATTGGTCAATTGAACATTTAATCKACATATTGGTCAAGTTTTTGTAATTGATTGGCCGTGTTCCTCTGCCCAGacacatgccagatcttacaacgcctggataggtattttaagtatcagctaaccacatatgttatagcaatctgtcagtcgatgacacagtcgGTGACGTGgtacgcaaccattggttgacgcATGAAACGTCTGAGCAGTAGAACGTGACCATTGACAACTCACATCATTTTTGTATTTGGTTCATACAGTTCGACAGAGGACTGTATCTGTGTGATTATGGCATATGTGACAGCATGAGCAGtcccattgaggctatctccatttcaAAGGCttcaattttcttcttcttttgttttGAAAAAAAGTGTAAACCTAATATTGGTTTACCGCCACCTGCAATGCCGGAGAACTGAACCAAATCTTGTGATTTATTTATTGCAGCCAATAGATGGCGACGATATAGTTTAAAGCCATTTACTAACCATGTGCATCccaatttgaagaagacaatgctTTGATCACTGGCTGATCGCTCCCAACCCATacgaatccccacccagttgactactttcaAATACCTGAAGCCCTCAaaggcaatgtccatgctaaaacgtgttatatatatatctagAGTAATGTTTCTAACTCTTAATTGATTAGACTAGCACAAAGCGGCTATTTTGAAAGGTGTGTATATAAATGTTCTTTATCAGCCTTCTGTAATTTGTCTACCCTAAGTGATGTGTTCATAGCTGTggtgagggtgctgcagcaccccctgatgaatcaaaattattataataataatatgtaccagtcaaaagtttggacacctactcattcaagggtttttctttattttgactattttctacattgtagaaggatagtgaagacatcgaaactatgaaaaaacacttatggaatcgggtagtaaccaaaaatatatttgggattcttcaaagtagccacactttgcctttgacagctttgcacacacttggcattctctcaaccagcttcatgaggtagtcacctgaaatgcttttccaacagtcttgaaggagttcccacatatgctgagcactaccttcaaactcagtgcctctttgcttgacatcatgtgaaaatctaaagaaatcagccaagacctcagaaaaagaaattgtagacctccacaagtctggttcatccttgggagcaatttccaaatgcctggaggtaccacgttcatctgtacaaacaatagtacgcaagtataaccaccatgggaccacgcagccgtcataccgctcaggaaggagacgcattctgtctcctagagaagaatgtactttggtgcgaaaagtgcaaatcaatctcagaacaacagcaaatgaccttgtgaagatgctggaggaaacgggtacaaaagcatctatatccacagtaaaacgagtcctatatcgacataacctgaaaggccgctcagcaatgaagaagccactgctccaaaaccgccataaaaaagccagactacggtttgcaactacacatggggacaaagatcttactttttggagaaatgtcctctggtctgatgaaacaaaaatagaactgtttggccataatgaccatcattgtgtttggagggaaaagggggaggcttgcaWgctgaagaacaccatcccaaccgtgaggcacaggggtgacagcatcatgttgtgggggtgctttgctgcaggagggactggtgcacttcacaaaacagatggcatcatgaggtaggaaaattatgtggatatattgaagcaacatctcaagacatcagtcaggaagttaaagcttcgcaaatgggtcttccaaatggacaatgaccccaagcatacttccaaagttgtggcaaaatggcttaaggacaaaaaagtcaaggtattggagtggccatcccaaagtcctgacctcaatcccatagcaaatttgagggcagaactgaaaaagcgtgtgcgagcaagaaggcctacaaacctgactcagttacaccagctctgtcaacttattgtgggaagcttgtgtaaggctacccaaaacctttgacccaagttaaataatttaaaggcaatgctaccaaatactaattgagtgtatgtaaacgtctgacccactgggaatgtgatgaaagaaataaaagctgaaataaaccattctctctactattattctgacatttcacattcttaaaataaagtggtgatcctaaccgacctaagacagggaatttttactaggattaaatgtgaggaattgtgaaactgagtttaaatgtatttggctaagatatatatgtaaacttccgacttcaaatgtaggtcctggatggcaggaagcttggccccagtgatgtactgggccgtacgcactaccctctgtagtgccttgcggttggaggccgagcagtttccatactaggcagtgatgcaaccagtcaggatgctctcgatggtgcagctgtaaacctttttgaggatctgaggacccatgccaaaacttttcagtctcatgagggggaataggctttgtcgtgccctcttcacgaatgtcctggtgtgcttgaaccatgttagtttgttggtgacgtggacaccaaggaacttgaagctctcaacctgctccactgcagccccgtcgatgagaatgggtgcgtgctcggtcctcctcttcctgtagtccacaatcatctaatTTGTCTTGATCACRttgagggagaggttgttgtcctggcacgacTGCTCGCCTTCCGAAACTGTGGACAACAAATCCCATCATTAGGGAGGAGACATAAGTATCTCCTTATTATATCCATATCTCTACTGTAACCCTTATTCATGACTCCAATTCCATTGCATTACAATGAGCCATTGGACCTCCCCTTTAACCTTGTGAGGCAAATGACCCAACGCTTCCCAAATGCTCTGTCTAAACGCAAATATGTCTCGCATGcaatacagttttggaaacactTGGAACATATTTttcatacaatgcattcagaactattcagaccccttgacttttccattttgttacgttacagccttcgtGTTTAGCAAATGGTAGGCTTACCACATACAGTACCTATTTTTCAACACTTGGAAAATAATCATTTTCAACGTCCTGGAGAAAGAAARAAAAAAGTTCATTTTTTTTGGTCTCACCTAGGGCGGCAGAACGGCAAGGACTGGCCCTGCGAGTAACCAGTTATGTTCAACACATTGCAATACATCAGGGTGTATATATCAAGCACACTGGTAAAACACTGGTGTTGCAGTAATgaacatttaccaacagatggcatCAACGTGCCATTGTACACCCATAACAaaggctggtccatttttagcccagtgggcctgcCTATCAAATGTCGGTCTTCAGCCTGTCGACATTGCATTATTTGGCTAAAAATAGGTAGTGTCATACGGGTCATCCTAATCTTGCAAGCTTACATTCTGTTTCACTACACGGATATCAGCATAACGAAACAGAATGGTTCGTACGAGGCTAAATAAAATGGGCTGGTGGCTTCGAAAACAATTCTAAGGTTGATTTCCAGTCCCAGTCTGCCACTGCTGCATACCTCTCCAGATTACTGGAGACCAGGGGCCAACTCTAGTTAGCACAGGCACAAAGACAACACCCCACCTATTTCTACATTTtctcttaaaatctgattttaaacctaaccctcaaAATCATCTTTTTGTTTTAATACatgtttacgatatagccaatttcaACTTGTTTgggctgtgctatctagtggaaacctgtCACCTTTGTGCCAAAAATATCCATATTTTTCCAGTAATTGTCTTCAAAGCTGATTCGTTCCATCACTCACAGCCGAAGATATGAACACTTaatattcatccaatgtctgccaTGCTTCTGGATGACGTTGTTGATGCTCACGCTTGTTCCAGTGTGCACtaaggtgttattgactctgtaaAGCAGATTGCAGCTACCCCGAAACGGAGCATGCGAATGTGAGTAGGTTACGTTGAAAACAACGGTCGGTCACGTTGGACGCTGTCTCCAGTTCATATATACCTCAGTGCTCGAAACCCTTCCACACAACTCTCCCAAACCAGGCCTAACCCAAACATGCAAAACTCTAATTTTGTCCATTTTTTCCCTGGATGTTTTTTAGATAGTCTAAATCATTTCAGCAGTGACCTTAGCTCTCGAACCCAAGGGTGCCCAAGTTGACTTACAGCCAGTGCCTGTCTTGGGTTCTCAGTTGATGGTATGGAGGACAGCTGGATACATGTGAACTATCGACACTGTTTTAACATTTATAAGCATGACTAATTATCCCTACTgatacggttttggaaacctctggaacttaactttcatatacagtgtatttgaaagtattcagaccccttgactttttctacattttgttacgttacagccttattctaaaatgtatttaaatcattccctcatcaatctacacacaataccccataatgacaaagcaaaaacaggttgagtgGTCAGAACGGCTGGGATCAACCATACTCCTCGGCCACagagtccagtgtgcgctcttAGCGAAATTGTCCATTCATAAATTCGGAGAATCTGACAAtagtctgaatttacaaatgcccagagcgcactctgagcacCTCTGGCACTCCAGGTTGAATTTACGAACATCAGGGTGTATATATCAAGCACACTGGTAAAACACTGGTGTTGCAGTGTgatgttttgtgtttattttattgaacctttttaattaggcaagtcagtttaacaacaaactcttatttacaatgacgaccaaacccgggcgacgctgggccaatcaatcaatcaagtttattttatatagcccttcgtacatcagctaatatctcgaagtgctgtacagaaacccagcctaaaaccccaaacagcaagcaatgcaggtgtagaagcacggtggctaggaaaaactccctagaaaggccaaaacctaggaagaaacctagagaggaaccaggctaccaGGCTATGAGCCAAGTGTCGCTTtcctatgggactccccatcACGGcgggatgtgatgcagcctggattcgaaccagagactgcagtgacgcctcttgcactgagatgcagtgcccacTCGCCCTAATCTTGCCTAATTAGCGGGCCGGCCGTGGTTACTCATCATTTAACATCTAAACACTCCTTGCccaaaatgccagatggccaCCCCTGGTGGGCAGGGCTAAAAGAATGGTATTTGAGCCTGCGCGCTGGCCTACGTTTGCCGATAGATGAGACCACCTCGCTGCTTTTTGCTACAGCTAGAACAAGTCCTATAATTTACTGATATTAAGTTAGATTATACATTTCAACCGTAATAACAATATTTTACAATGGCTAGGTACATGAGACCCCCTAACCCATCACTCTTCATTAGAAACATCTCCGACGAATCCAGGTAGCTATGATCGAATCATTCGTGCGTGCGAGGTACAGctacgttagctaggtggctaaactGTTGTTTactgattttagctagctagcatttacaATGAAAACTTGTAGCTAAGTGTTGTCAGTTGCTAGTTGCCTTTAAGTTtgtctatggtgagaaacattaACTAGTTTAGCTATCCAACTAACGTTATCTGAAGAAGTTAGCTGGTCTACTTATAGCTTTGATACAAAgcttagcaagctaacgttagcatgtcTGCTAGGCTGCACATGAGTTTGCACCAAATATAGTGGTTTGCACAAAAACAGGAGAGTTGTTTGAACCAACTGTGAATTACCTAATTTAGCTGGCCATCCATCTACCTGCCAGGTTgccagcagtggtggaaaaattacccagttgtcatagtaaaagtaaatataccttaatagaaaacgactcaagtcacccagtaaaatcctaacGTTACTTGAGTAAGAGTAAAAARaatatttggttttaaatatacttaagtatcaaaagtaaatgtcattccaTAAATAGTAAgcagtaaaagtataaatcatttaaaattctttatattaagaaaaccagacggcacgatttaatcaattttttttaaatttacggatagggGGGCACACAAACTCAGGCATAAtttacaaagcatttgtgtttcgtgagtctgtcagatcagatgcagtagggatgaccagggattttctctttagGTCCgcgaattagaccattttcctgtcctgctaagcattcaaaatgtaacgagtacttttgggtgtcagggaaaatgtatggagtaaaaaatacattttcaagaatgtagtgaagtagaaatatcaaagtacagataccccaaaaaactacttaRGTAAaaataaagtactacttaagtactttacatcactggtgtactgtctgtttctgctcttttgccaACTCCATATCATGGAACTGGCTGAACCAGTACCTGGGCTTAACTTGCATGCCaaacatgacaatgagtgacaggagttggcatgatggcacaaacagactggcagtcaggctaccaTCTACCTGGCTTGTAGTGCATTAAATACCTCTTGTCCAATGTCACATTTTATATCCCCATTTCTATGGTAAGTATTAAGCCAATTGAGTTGCATCTGAAGGTTCTCTTATTGGCCACAGTTGCAGGTTTGCACTTTGGCACACTGGTTTAATATTTGCCTAAAAGGGTTGTACTTTACTGGCCATTACATTAAATGTCCTgtcatttcataacactttaggCCAGAGGAACTACGCCGTGAATTTGGTCGTTATGGGCCTATTGTAGATGTCTACATTCCACTTGACTTCTCTACACGGCGACCAAGAGGATTTGCTTACATTCAATATCCTTTATACTCATGTAATGTATTAATGAACATGTCTTTCATTCGgtgcattattattattcacacATGGGGTCATATTGACAATGTCACACGTCTTGAGTTTGCCTACTGTTTTGAAGTAATTATTGTATATTTGTCATAAAAATAAGGCTATACTGGTTTATGGGAGGGGAACATTAACATTCAAACATAGTAAAATGTCTACAGACATTAATCAACATCTCTCCTAACTAAAATTGCTTCTGTTACCCTAGAAATGTTAAAGACGTACAGTTCTGGAGAAACCCCAACAAAGAATGTAAAGACTGGTGTAGAGTAGTTTCAAGCCAAAGGGACCATAATGATTTCAGGCGACACGAAATAGTGGGAAAAGAACACCGAGCAAAGTTAAAGCATGAAGATacaaggaggagaaaagagggcaTGAAGGCTTCCATTTGTCTGCCAAAGAGAGGAAAATAAAAGGATGTATTGGGCGAAGACAAGCCGGAAATCTCAAGTTCTTCTGCCAAGCAGTTAGAGCGTTAAGGTCAAGCTGACGCTCAAAGGTCAAGCATGTTAAAGGTAACGAGCTTAATGTTTTGTATCCTACCAAATAGAACCCTTGCTCTTCACCTTCAAATATTTtgctctgtgttctctctgtacaAAAGGGCAAGAAAATCATATCATCTGTATAACTTTAATTGTATAGAAGTTTAAGGAAATAAGATTTCAATGTTTCATTTGTATAGCCTTTGTTCTCATTACCTCCCTGAAATTGGAACAGAAGTTTCAGCTATATGTTTTTAATMTTTTAGGTTACTATTGTCCCATGTTGGCACACAATTGAAGCTTCCAGCCTCTTTACTTAATTAAAATACATGTCTCCCCATTCCCACACCCCCTCcacaagtaaaagtaaaaagccTTAACAGTCTGTAGCACATTCGAGGACGTGCGAGATGCAGAGGATGCCCTCCACAACCTGGACCACAAGTGGGTGTGTGGTCGACAGATCGAGATCCAGTTTGCACAGGGTGACCGAAAAAGTAAGAATGGGTTTTTATTTAGGTACCCTGTATGAGTGCACTATTTACTACCTACCAATCAATTCAACTTGAAGATTTTAAGTTTCACTGTCGGAACAGTTTACCCAAGAATCTAAGTAGGAAAGTCTAACTAGGCCTACATCACTTTTAGCGGTAATATCTTGACTCGAGTCTCTCAGACTAGAGAAATCATTGCCGACCTGCATgcaaaattatttttaaaacCCTTCTTGCTCAACTCCTTGTGTCCCCGTATTTAATTTGAATGACTTGTCCCTCCAGCCCCCAACCAGATGAAGACTAAGGAGAGCTCTCCTCGCAGAGGGTCCCGCAGCAGCTCCTTCTCCCGCTACGACGACTACGAACGCGGCGATGGCCGACGCAGACGCTCTCGCAGTCGCAGCTACGAAAGGCGCCGGTCGCGCAGCCCTTCCTGCGACCGCCGTCCTCGGAGGTCAGAGAGCCCTAGAGAGTGAGTTCCTCTGTGACACTGAAACTAAACCACCGTTTCACTTGTCAAGTAATCCTCCCAAGGGGCTTTCATTGCAGTCCGAAATGCCTTTGTATACAGACTGGTTCTTACTTTCACTTTTCTCTKTACAGCTCTCGATCAAATGGCAGGCACAGGCGAAGCAGAAGCCATGAAAATGACAGGTAGACCAATATATACGACTCCTTATTCGGACTTACCTAACACGGCACAGTGCAATAAGATTGCATTTATACtgcataggcctatgtgttttcaAAACACCATTTGTCAAGTCGGTGTATTCAATAGTGTGTTGACTGATTGTTCTGTTCATATCCCATCTTCCTTTTTTTCTACCAGGTACAGGGGCCCTCCACGTGAACACCACAGGATGCACCACGCACCCCCGCCTCGTAACCGCTCCgcctcccgctccccctctcatCCCAGATCCAGGCCCAAAGACACAAAGTCCCAGTCCAAATCCCCCAGCCCCGTCAAGGACTTCCACACCTCTTCTGGCTCCCAGAAACAGGCCTGTCGACGCTCCTACTCGAGATCTGTGTCCCGATCTCGCTCCAGATCCTAGGACCCCACCACCCTCAAACCCTGTTAGTCTGTAGCTAAAGATGTTTTTGAATATGGTATCTAGTGAGTGGTTATTACACACCCCACCTCAGTTCATTAGTTGAGTTATCATGATATCTCTGGGCTGATACCAGTCAACAGAGCTGGTTGTCCCTACAGATGGATAGTAATTTTTTGTTAGTTCAGTTTCATTCACCTCTGAAGAAAATTGGTTGTTTTTAATTTACCTTCATATCGGTTTAATTCTATTATTTGAGAACCCAATGGAATTAAGTTCAGCGCATAAGAATTGGTCAACTATGAAATGTCAAGGTACTGCTTGTTTTGAGCTAACGGGTATTAACCTCTGGCTACAGAAGAAGTTGAGTGCAAAAACCCATTTATAAGAAAATAAGTTATGCATCTGGAGTTTGCAGTGATATCTAGCCATCAAGTTTACTGCtattatttttgtacatttgatgTAACTAAAgtctgcattttttttaaatccgtttttattttgtttgttcaaATCTTGCAGCAGTGTTTTCTCTGTGGATTAAACATGTTATGTTTTAACTTTTCTTAATCACTTGGCTTGTACAAAGATATCGCTCCCTTGAAAGTACGGGCGAGACACCGGACAGTTTGTTAGGTACACTTATCTATTACCGGGTCAGCCACCCCTAGCCAGAaccaccaaaccttacagttggcagttagcatctcctggcatctgacaaatccagatttgtccgtcggactgccaaatggtgaaacgtgattcatcactccagagaacgttaCACCATTTCAgcagacacttggcattgcgcatggtgatcttaggcttgtgtgtggctgctcggccatggaaacccatttcatgaagctcccaacaaacagttgtgctgacgttgcttccagagattTTGGAACATAGGACAGATGTGCTTCAGCAcctctagacgtttccacttcacaataacatcacttacaggtgaccgggtcagctctagcagggcagaaatttgatgaactgacatgttggaaaggtggaatcctttgacggtgcaacgttgaaagtcacagagctctgcAGTAAGGATATTCTACTGctagtgtttgtctatggagattgcatggatgtgtgctcaattttatacacctgtcagcaacgggtgtggctgaaataaacaaatccactaatttgaaaggttatccacatacttttctatatatagtgtatttactaAGAATGTTACTAGTGATGGGCACCATTATGGAAAATCTAAGTWGCATTTTTCTATTTGATATCGTTATCGGTTTGTATAAAATACATTGCAATTTGCAACTGAGTGAAAGTTAACTTTTCTGTTCACTTCCACGGCTCTGAAGTCCAGACAACTGCTTGTGGATTGCCTTTTGGGCCATGTGTGAATGTTCTAGCATAAACCTGCCCAACCAGCTTGAATAAAATGGGAACTCACATCCAGTTGATAGCCCATCAGCTAAGAGAAGGTCTGTGAGGGTTTTGTGCCTGCAGGAACAGTCGTGTGCTTTTTTTACATAACGATATAGATTAACAGGAAGAATAACCCGATTTAAAAAGCCTTGCTGGCATCAATATCAAACATATCATTCCAAATGATTAATTATGGTCCCGGCCAACCACGAATTGTTCGTTTGAAACGTCTAAAACACTATCCCTGTTAAATTGTTACTGATCATTTAGGTCGAGGCCAGACTGATCCGTGGAGAACGAACACCAAATTAGAATGGATAACTGTTGGTCAATGCGCGCGGGTGGGTGCTTAAATTAGTCCTATTTCACATATGTACAAGTGTATATtaatacgcatgtgtgaattggaaattcgTTTTTTTGCATATCCTAACTCCCTCGAAACACCCCCGGAGAGTGATGTATAAAATACCCTATTTTCTACAACTGATTTTTACTTTTTGCCTATGCAATGACTACCAGTGGTCatactgcatttctacacattttgtatttttaaagCAAATCACCTgctattctacatattttgccttgACTTACGCTTTTGGGGCCTTTCCCATCGGAAATAATATGGGTCGTGGGGCCCCTGGTCAGTATTAAGGCCCTGACTTCCACTGCTGTACAGACAGGCAAGTGCAAAGGCTATTTGTATATTGATGGAAAGTTATGTTTCCATCCAgcttttatgcaagtaaagtagaAACAGAAAGTTTCAGtgtaattttataaatgccgacagctCATTTGTTTGTTCAACATGATGGGATcgttttgtgtcggtaaaataaaTGATGCGGGAAACAGcggtgtaaaatatttttttatttaaccaggtaggctagttgagaacaagttctcatttgcaactgcgacctggccaatataaagcaaagcagttcgacatacaacaacacagagttacacWtggaataaacaaacatacaataaaacagtagaaaaatgtatatacagcatgcgcaaatgaggtaggataagagaggtaaggcaataaataggccatggtggcgaagtaattattataatatagcaattaaacattggaatggtagaatgtgcagaagatgtatgtgcaagtagagatactggggtgcaaaggagcaagataaataaatacagtatcggggatgaggtagattggatggtttaatttacagatgagctatgtacaggtgcagagatctgtgagctgctctgacagctggtgcttaacgctagtgagggaggtaagagtctccagctttagtgatttttgcagttcttccagtcattggcagcagagaactggaaggaaaagcggccaaaggaagaattggctttgggggtgggtgaccagagagatatacctgctggagcgtgtgctacgggtgggtgctgctatggtgaccagtgagctgagataaggcggggctttacctagcagagacttgtagatgacctggagccagtgagtttggcgacgagtatgaagcgagggccagccaacgagagcgtacaggtcgcagtggtgggtagtctatggggctttggtgacaaaacggatggcactgtgatagactgcatccaatttgttgagtagagtgttggaggctattttgtaaatgacatcgccaaagtcgaggatcggtaggatggtcagttttacgagggtgtttggcagcatgattgaaggatgctttgttgcgaaataggaagccgattctagatgtaattttggattggaggtgtttaatgtgagtctggaaggagagtttacagtctaaccagacacctaggtatttgtagttgtccacatattctaagtcagaaccgtccagagtagtgatgctggacgggcgggcagcgatcggttgaagagcatgcatttagtttttactagcatttaagagcaggtggaggtcacggaaggagagttgaagctcatttggaggttagttaacagtgtccaaagaagggccagaagtataaagaatggtgtcgtctgtgtagaggtggatcaaagaatcaccagcagcaagagcgacattattgatgtatacagagaagagagtatataactcatatcgaagtaaatttggagtcacgtgatgatcCATGAGTGGTCCATATCATTAGgcaacagatgaaataaatgacaaacttcacagggtggtgaaagtgcacggtgatgaccttgatgctgctttccaataaatatggaggatcttattctggtgacaagaTGATCGgtacttgactgccgtttgacaagtaAAAATATTCTCACTCTCAACCATAAACTCATTATGTAGACTAGACGACGCACAAACTGTGCCAAGCCCAGTGTTGGCACATTTGCTATTGAACAAAACAGTTGACAAAACTATCAGTCGAGTTGAAAATGCGCTGGAAAcccattgaactttagatttgtattcggtgcataatttttttaatgaaactCTGACTTTAGcaccacatctggaggaaacctggcaccatccctacggtgaagcatggtggtggcagcatcatgYtgtggggatgtttttcagcggcagggactgggagacttgtcaggatcgagggaaagatcaatggagcaaagtacagggagatccttgatgaaaacctgctccagagtgctcaagacctcggacaggggcgaaggttcacctcctaacaggacaacgaccctaagcacgcagccaagacaacgcagtagtggcttggggacaagtctctgaaagttcttg
It encodes the following:
- the LOC111959160 gene encoding serine/arginine-rich splicing factor 10, which codes for MARYMRPPNPSLFIRNISDESRPEELRREFGRYGPIVDVYIPLDFSTRRPRGFAYIQFEDVRDAEDALHNLDHKWVCGRQIEIQFAQGDRKTPNQMKTKESSPRRGSRSSSFSRYDDYERGDGRRRRSRSRSYERRRSRSPSCDRRPRRSESPRDSRSNGRHRRSRSHENDRYRGPPREHHRMHHAPPPRNRSASRSPSHPRSRPKDTKSQSKSPSPVKDFHTSSGSQKQACRRSYSRSVSRSRSRS